ATATTCTGTTGGAAATGGCTTTCTCTGAGATTCCCGGTATGAAGATAGAGCTTGGTTCCTTCTTCGTAAATATATACTAACGGAATCACGTAGGGGTATCCGTCTTCACCGACCGTCGCGACATGCGCGATTTTTCCTTTTTTCAAAAACGATAGCACATCTTCCTTTGCCATTTCACGTGCGGCATTGTGAATAATTCCTCTCATTTTAACCCGTTACCTCCATTTACCTTCATTTTATTTGTTCCTATCCATTATCCACCCGTTAGGTATTTCATGCAAAGAAAAATTCTATTACACCTGGTATTCCATTCCATTTTAAACCAAACGATGCATTTTGACATATCAAAACCAAAATAAAAAGCCTTTCCGGAGAAAGACTTTCGTATTATCATGACTCTTGATAGTTGCGCTTCAACCGTTTCCATGGAAGCTTGCCTGATTGCTTCGCCAAATCCGTCTGCAACAGTCCGCGAATGATACACGTATCCGGCTCATCGGCAACGATCACCGGAATTTCCGTAGTTTTCAATATCATGGTTTGCAGATCGGTTGCTTTTGCACCGCCACCGACAAGGATCATTCCATGATCCAGTATATCTCCGACCAGTTCAGGCGGGGCAGCTTCCAACGAATGAAGGATCAGTGTGTGAATGGATTCATAATAGCGGTTAAAGAGCTCTTCAACCACACTGCGCGGGATGTTTAACGAATCAGGCAAACCAGTAGTTAAACTTCTTCCTCGCACCTCAAACTCCCGTGCATCTTTGTCTTCGCCATACATATGCTTTAATCTTTCAGCGGAACGTTGCCCAATCAGAAATTGGAACTGTTTTCTGGCCGTTTCAACCAGACCTTCATCAATGGAACGACTGCCTGTCCGCACCGATTTGCTTTGCACGATGCCGCCCATTGATAATAACGATACTTCCGTTACTCCAGCTCCTAAATTTACAATCAAATAGCCTCTCGATGTATCCATTGGCAAACCAGCCCCAATCGCTGCGGCAATCGATGAATCAAACAATTCCACATGATTGGCTCCTGCCATTGCGCCTGCATCTTGTAAAGCTCTCTTTTCAATTTGTGTCATTTGCGAAGGAATCGAAAGCGTGAGCGAAAACTTTTTGCCGAATGTTCGGCTGCGAAAGGTTGAAACCGCATGTTTCACGACTTCCCTGGCCGCTTCCATATCCTTAATGATTCCTCCAACAACCGGAAACCCTACCTGAATCGAATGCGGATTTCTGCCCAACATCTGTTCCGCTTGATTCCCTACAATAAATTGCCCGGACTGATCACGGGCGACTACACTTGATTCGTTGATAAACTCCTTTTGTCCAGACATCCCGGCACGAAACTCACATGTACCTAAGTCCATTACAATTCTCATCTATGTCCCACCATTCTTAGCATCACGAATCTCAAAAAGGAAGACGTGTACTATGCGTCTACATGTGCTTCATCGGTTGTGGGCCGAATAGAGGACATACGAACCTTTCAATCGAGCACAAAACTTCGTATTCAATTCACTTCATCCTTTCTTGACGCCTACGAGGTTAGTTGACGGATTCGGGTAGAAAGGTAACCCTGGACAAATGTCCTTCACCCCATAAAAAAATCCCCCGCCCGATGTGAATCGACTCGGCGTTTCTTAAATATTTGCAATACAGTTTATAGATTTCGTTTACGAATCTAGTTTTTTGTAGGTCAAAACAAGTAGATTTTGGAGGCATGCGGGAATCAACGAAAGCATTTGCTTCATTGTTTCTGACTGTTCCTCATGTGACTTGAATTTTCAAAGATTCTTATTTAAAATAATTATAAAGTTATAATCATTCAAAGGAGTGAACGTACATATGTATGATATTGCCATCATTGGTGCTGGGCCTGCGGGTTTAAGTGCAGGACTCTTTGCTGCAAAAGCAGGTAAAAAAACATTGGTTATCGATCACGACAAGAGCGTAACGAAACGGGCTTGGATTGAAAATCATTTTGGAGTGTTGGAGATTTCAGGACCCGATCTTTTGGAAGTAGGGAAAAAACAAGCAACGAAATTTGGTGCAGAATTGATTGAGGATGCTGTACTAAACCTCGCAAAAACAACGACGGGATTCAAAGTTGAAACAGAAAAGCAAATCTATGAAGCGAAACATGTCGTTTTGGCAACAGGATTTTTAACGGATTTGGCAGAAAAAATAGGGATTAAAACAAAACCGGGAACCGAGCCGCGAGTCAAAACAATCATCGATGTAGATGTCAATGGCAAGAGTAGTGTAGATGGAATTTGGGCGGCAGGAACTGTGGCGGGCGTGAGTGTACATACCATCATCACAGCGGGTGACGGTGCCAAGGTAGCGATCAACATCATTTCTGAACTAAACGGCGAACGCTATGTAGACCACGACGTACTCAAAGCATAAATCGGTTTACTCGTTCATTCATTGAAAAGGGGTTGCAATTGGCTTATTTCCGCCGTTTGCAGCCCTTTTTTCAAATGAAAGATGGAGTATCACGAAAGGAACGGCCCAAATGGCAAATCGGGCGAATCCAGTCACAAATATTCGAAGTGAACTTCCATCCACTTTGATAACAACAGATACCAGACAGGTTGTCTGTGTCTTATTCTTTTTGTCAAATGATATTAAGAGTCATTTTTCTTGTGGATTTGGGAAACGCTTCATCCAGTTTTTTTACGTCATCTTCTGATAATTGAATGATTCCCGCCGCAGCATTTTCCAATACGTGCTGTTCCGTCGATGCTTTCGGTATCGCGATGACATTTCCATCTCGAATGCACCATTCCGATTGCTCCTGATGAGTTTGATTCGCCGCTTTATTTCGTATTTACTCTCCGAAAATCGCGTTCAGGCGCCTGCATCCTTCCTCAGCCTCGCAAATCATCTCATCAAGCAGCTCCTTGACTGTAGGAACGCTGTTGATCAGGCCGACAACCTGTCCGGCCCAGCCGAACCCCTCTGCTTCCCTTCCATCATAAATATAGTTGCGATTCGCTTTCCCGCTAATCCTGTCCTTCAGATCTTCGTAGGTTGCTCCTTCTTGTTCACGCGCGATAATATCCAGGGTGTATTCTGATTTCAGCACACGTCCCGGTGATCCCAATGTTTTTTTAATTATGACTGTGTCTGTCTCTTTTGCATGAAGAATCGCCTGTTTATATGCCTCGTTCGCATGAATGCACTCTTGTGTGGCAATAAAGCGCGTCCCCATTTCAATTCCTTCTGCCCCAAGTGCAAAAGCTGCCAATAACCCCCTCCCATCGCCAATCCCGCCGCTTGCCAATACCGGAATCGACACGGATTCGACTACACGGGGAATCAGCACCATCGTGCCGATATCGTCACGCCCTAGATGGCCGCCGCCTTCCTGCCCAACTGCCATCACCGCGTCCGCTCCAAGCTCTTCCGCTTTTTGTGCCTGTCTGACACCTGCC
Above is a window of Fodinisporobacter ferrooxydans DNA encoding:
- a CDS encoding NAD(P)H-dependent flavin oxidoreductase codes for the protein MKTRVTEMFGIQYPIVQGGLAYLAYAELAAAVSNAGGLGQITAMTLGTSEKVREEIRKVRALTDQPFGVNFAIGKHDGSYKELLEVAVEEKVPVISITGANPQPIFERLKGENIRTLVLVAGVRQAQKAEELGADAVMAVGQEGGGHLGRDDIGTMVLIPRVVESVSIPVLASGGIGDGRGLLAAFALGAEGIEMGTRFIATQECIHANEAYKQAILHAKETDTVIIKKTLGSPGRVLKSEYTLDIIAREQEGATYEDLKDRISGKANRNYIYDGREAEGFGWAGQVVGLINSVPTVKELLDEMICEAEEGCRRLNAIFGE
- a CDS encoding rod shape-determining protein; this translates as MRIVMDLGTCEFRAGMSGQKEFINESSVVARDQSGQFIVGNQAEQMLGRNPHSIQVGFPVVGGIIKDMEAAREVVKHAVSTFRSRTFGKKFSLTLSIPSQMTQIEKRALQDAGAMAGANHVELFDSSIAAAIGAGLPMDTSRGYLIVNLGAGVTEVSLLSMGGIVQSKSVRTGSRSIDEGLVETARKQFQFLIGQRSAERLKHMYGEDKDAREFEVRGRSLTTGLPDSLNIPRSVVEELFNRYYESIHTLILHSLEAAPPELVGDILDHGMILVGGGAKATDLQTMILKTTEIPVIVADEPDTCIIRGLLQTDLAKQSGKLPWKRLKRNYQES
- a CDS encoding NAD(P)/FAD-dependent oxidoreductase; the encoded protein is MYDIAIIGAGPAGLSAGLFAAKAGKKTLVIDHDKSVTKRAWIENHFGVLEISGPDLLEVGKKQATKFGAELIEDAVLNLAKTTTGFKVETEKQIYEAKHVVLATGFLTDLAEKIGIKTKPGTEPRVKTIIDVDVNGKSSVDGIWAAGTVAGVSVHTIITAGDGAKVAINIISELNGERYVDHDVLKA